One stretch of Buchnera aphidicola (Ceratovacuna japonica) DNA includes these proteins:
- the leuD gene encoding 3-isopropylmalate dehydratase small subunit, translated as MKKFTTHTGSIIPLNISNVDTDVIIPKQFLKKITKSGFGKYLFFNWRYINNDINNINKKFILNRKIYKNSSILITRENFGCGSSREHAVWALKDFGFKVIISSSFSDIFYNNSFNNGILLIVLPIYIINKIFSIIKIKKIVLAKINLIKKYIFVENEKYFFKINSFYHFCIVNGLDRIDYTMKYKDKIEEYERKNVFY; from the coding sequence ATGAAAAAATTTACAACACATACTGGAAGTATAATTCCACTAAATATATCGAATGTAGATACAGATGTAATTATACCTAAACAATTTTTAAAAAAAATTACTAAATCTGGATTCGGAAAATATTTATTTTTCAATTGGAGATATATTAACAATGATATTAATAATATAAATAAAAAATTTATATTAAATAGAAAAATATATAAAAATTCTAGTATATTAATTACAAGAGAAAACTTTGGATGTGGATCTTCTAGAGAACATGCAGTTTGGGCTTTAAAAGATTTTGGATTTAAAGTAATTATATCTTCTAGTTTTTCTGACATATTTTATAATAATAGTTTTAATAACGGAATTTTGTTAATAGTACTACCAATATATATAATTAATAAAATATTTTCTATAATAAAAATAAAAAAAATAGTATTAGCGAAAATAAATTTAATTAAAAAATATATATTTGTAGAAAATGAAAAATATTTTTTTAAAATAAATTCTTTTTACCATTTTTGTATAGTAAATGGATTAGATAGAATAGACTATACTATGAAATATAAAGACAAGATAGAAGAATATGAAAGAAAAAATGTATTTTATTAA